One window of the Dongia rigui genome contains the following:
- a CDS encoding cupin domain-containing protein, which yields MPSNPVIKFNLDGNNGEGLAVWPAIPADELTAGNPVQRGVEFFNDPKIGLSAGLWDCTAFTTKMAPYPVNEFMIVLEGSVTMVEPGGLETTIGAGEAFAIPKGTVCQWRQSGYMKKYYVIFDDASGADPAKASAQKILKIDINAAREPSPSPAPELLLSPNPTQTGRNWIEDATGQWTMGVWDSTPYRRKAIPFPRHELMHLLEGSVTLSTPDGWHETYRAGDTFFVPMGANVEWHNTEYVKKYYCIMIPKG from the coding sequence GTGCCAAGCAATCCGGTGATCAAGTTCAACCTCGACGGTAACAATGGTGAAGGTCTGGCCGTGTGGCCGGCCATTCCGGCGGACGAACTCACTGCCGGCAATCCGGTGCAGCGCGGCGTCGAATTTTTCAATGACCCGAAAATCGGCCTCAGTGCCGGTCTTTGGGATTGTACGGCCTTCACGACCAAGATGGCTCCCTATCCGGTCAACGAGTTCATGATCGTCCTCGAAGGCAGCGTCACCATGGTCGAACCGGGCGGCCTCGAGACCACGATCGGTGCCGGCGAGGCTTTCGCCATCCCCAAGGGCACGGTCTGCCAATGGCGGCAGTCCGGTTATATGAAGAAGTACTACGTGATCTTCGACGACGCCTCGGGCGCGGATCCCGCCAAGGCCAGTGCGCAGAAGATCCTGAAGATCGATATCAATGCGGCGCGTGAGCCCAGCCCCTCGCCGGCACCCGAATTGCTGCTCAGCCCCAATCCGACGCAGACCGGGCGCAACTGGATCGAGGACGCGACCGGCCAATGGACCATGGGTGTCTGGGATTCGACGCCCTATCGCCGCAAGGCCATTCCGTTTCCGCGCCACGAGCTGATGCATCTGCTGGAAGGCTCAGTGACATTGTCGACGCCCGACGGCTGGCACGAGACCTATCGTGCCGGCGACACCTTCTTTGTACCGATGGGCGCCAATGTCGAATGGCACAACACCGAATATGTGAAGAAGTACTATTGCATCATGATCCCGAAGGGGTGA
- a CDS encoding aminotransferase class III-fold pyridoxal phosphate-dependent enzyme, whose translation MSVLTSLPPAFPVDKVEAIVDSLYGLNGSFAPLDSERDQNFRLTEANGQSWVVKIANQAEDVQALDFQAALLRHVAELDPALPLPHLKPTLNGEILGRCTSAEGTPHFVRVVGWLPGKPFAKGHKSTALFASFGETLGRLTKALQGFGHPGAARDFDWDVAQAGKSRARLAYIDEPEQRDIVEYFLDRFDAHVAPRLKRCRAQVIHGDANDYNVLVDSATGEQIAGIIDYGDAIHSPLINELAVAAAYAIMDRDAPIDDAGTMAAAFHRANPLQAEEIDLLFDLIAARLVISVTMSASRKDRSKDNAYLSISEAPAWNLLKRLRAMDPIIATGLLRQACGFEAVAGAKAVIAWLQDNRRSFAPVLDQAPATMRKGLVPFGDKTHQIAIASAARRPLEAEKLWAEIMAKDGIDLGVGPWGEDRPVYTADAFASTLSTGQRRSLHLGLDLFLDAGANVRTPLPGKVVDIYVSDLPLDYGHAILLEHTPAPGITFCSLWGHLSAESAKAVKIGDEMKAGAVVGQMGPNTENGGWQPHVHLQLIAYRPEKAADVIGAGEPGYAKVWAELFPSPAAFADLPAETFTKAGRAADDLLKVRKEKLVRNLSISYKTPMKIVRGEGVHLIDDRGRAYLDCYNNVAQLGHANPEIVEVLARQAALLNTNTRYLHDNIIAYAEKLTATLPKNLTVAGFVCSGSEANDLALRLARNYTQAQGTVALDWAYHGHLSSLIEISPYKYKRKGGKGRPATTGEAMLPDAYRAPADWPKAEIAARYAASVTTAIDQLAQAGHKPAAFIAESLPSSAGQIVLPQGYLKAAYAAARKAGAVIIADEVQIGFGRVGSHMWAFDSHDAVPDIVTMGKPIGNGHPMAAMVTTREIADAFFNGMEYFNTFGGNPVSCAVGLKVLEILERDRLLANATRLGQSLIARMSKLMDRHDRIGDVRGQGLMLGIELVEDRMTKVPATDYAGRIVEKCRQLGVLLGTDGPHDNVIKMRPGMIFTDTNADFLMQVLETAFAEVA comes from the coding sequence ATGTCCGTTCTCACCTCCCTGCCGCCCGCCTTCCCCGTCGATAAGGTCGAGGCAATCGTCGACAGTCTTTATGGCTTGAACGGCAGCTTCGCGCCGCTCGACAGCGAGCGCGATCAGAACTTCCGCCTCACGGAAGCGAATGGCCAGAGCTGGGTGGTGAAGATCGCCAATCAGGCAGAGGATGTGCAGGCGCTCGATTTCCAGGCAGCACTCCTGCGTCACGTCGCCGAGCTTGATCCCGCCTTGCCCTTGCCGCACCTGAAACCCACCCTCAATGGCGAGATCCTCGGGCGCTGCACCAGCGCTGAAGGCACGCCGCATTTCGTGCGCGTCGTCGGCTGGCTGCCGGGCAAACCCTTCGCCAAAGGCCACAAATCCACGGCGCTTTTTGCCAGCTTCGGCGAAACACTGGGTCGCCTCACCAAGGCGCTGCAAGGCTTCGGCCATCCGGGTGCCGCGCGCGATTTCGATTGGGACGTGGCCCAGGCCGGAAAATCCCGCGCGCGTCTTGCTTATATCGATGAACCCGAACAGCGCGACATCGTCGAATACTTCCTCGACCGGTTCGACGCGCATGTGGCGCCGCGCCTCAAGCGCTGCCGCGCCCAGGTCATCCACGGCGATGCCAATGACTATAACGTGCTGGTGGACAGCGCGACGGGTGAGCAGATCGCCGGCATCATCGATTATGGCGATGCCATTCATTCGCCGCTCATCAACGAGCTCGCCGTCGCCGCCGCCTATGCCATCATGGACCGCGATGCGCCGATCGATGATGCCGGCACGATGGCAGCGGCCTTCCACCGCGCCAACCCGCTGCAAGCGGAAGAAATCGATCTGCTCTTCGATCTCATCGCCGCGCGGCTGGTCATCAGCGTCACCATGTCGGCCTCACGCAAGGACCGCTCGAAGGACAACGCCTATCTCTCGATCAGCGAGGCGCCGGCCTGGAACCTGCTGAAGCGCCTGCGCGCCATGGACCCGATCATCGCCACCGGCCTGCTGCGCCAGGCTTGCGGTTTCGAAGCCGTGGCCGGTGCTAAGGCTGTCATCGCCTGGCTGCAGGATAATCGCCGCAGCTTTGCCCCGGTCCTTGACCAGGCACCGGCGACGATGCGCAAGGGCCTGGTGCCCTTCGGCGACAAGACGCATCAGATCGCCATCGCCTCAGCGGCGCGCCGCCCGCTGGAAGCCGAGAAGCTCTGGGCCGAGATCATGGCCAAGGACGGCATAGATCTCGGCGTCGGACCGTGGGGCGAGGACCGCCCGGTCTATACGGCGGACGCCTTCGCCTCGACCTTGAGCACGGGCCAGCGTCGCTCGCTCCATCTCGGCCTCGATCTCTTCCTCGACGCCGGCGCCAATGTGCGTACGCCGCTGCCGGGCAAGGTCGTCGATATCTATGTCTCCGACCTGCCGCTCGATTACGGCCATGCCATCCTGCTGGAACACACTCCGGCGCCCGGCATCACCTTCTGCAGCCTGTGGGGGCATTTGAGTGCGGAGAGCGCCAAGGCGGTGAAAATCGGCGACGAGATGAAGGCCGGCGCTGTCGTGGGCCAGATGGGACCGAACACCGAGAATGGCGGCTGGCAGCCGCATGTGCATCTGCAGCTCATCGCCTATCGCCCAGAGAAGGCCGCCGATGTGATCGGTGCCGGCGAACCGGGCTATGCCAAGGTCTGGGCCGAGCTCTTCCCCAGCCCCGCAGCGTTTGCCGATCTCCCCGCTGAAACCTTCACCAAGGCCGGCCGCGCAGCGGACGATCTTCTCAAAGTCCGCAAGGAGAAGCTGGTTCGCAACCTCTCCATCTCCTACAAGACGCCGATGAAGATTGTGCGGGGTGAGGGCGTCCATCTCATCGACGATCGCGGCCGCGCCTATCTCGATTGCTACAACAACGTGGCGCAATTGGGCCATGCCAACCCTGAGATCGTCGAGGTGCTGGCGCGTCAGGCGGCGCTCCTCAACACCAATACCCGCTACCTCCACGACAACATCATCGCCTATGCCGAAAAGCTCACCGCGACCTTGCCAAAGAACCTCACCGTCGCCGGTTTCGTGTGCAGCGGATCGGAGGCGAACGACCTCGCCTTGCGTCTCGCGCGCAACTATACGCAGGCGCAAGGGACGGTGGCGCTCGACTGGGCCTATCATGGCCATCTGTCGTCGCTGATCGAGATCAGCCCCTACAAGTATAAACGCAAGGGCGGCAAGGGCCGGCCGGCAACGACCGGCGAAGCGATGCTGCCCGACGCCTACCGGGCGCCGGCCGATTGGCCCAAGGCGGAGATCGCCGCGCGCTATGCCGCCAGTGTCACCACGGCCATCGACCAGTTGGCGCAAGCCGGCCATAAGCCCGCGGCCTTCATCGCCGAATCCCTGCCAAGCTCCGCCGGGCAGATCGTGCTGCCGCAAGGCTATCTCAAGGCAGCCTACGCCGCGGCGCGCAAAGCCGGTGCGGTCATCATCGCCGACGAAGTGCAGATCGGCTTCGGCCGTGTGGGCTCGCATATGTGGGCCTTCGATTCCCATGATGCCGTGCCGGACATCGTCACCATGGGCAAGCCCATCGGCAACGGCCACCCCATGGCGGCGATGGTGACGACGCGCGAGATCGCCGACGCCTTCTTCAACGGCATGGAATATTTCAACACCTTCGGCGGCAATCCCGTGTCATGTGCCGTGGGCTTGAAGGTGCTGGAGATTCTGGAACGCGATCGCCTCCTCGCCAACGCGACTCGTCTGGGGCAAAGCCTGATCGCGCGCATGTCAAAGCTGATGGACCGCCACGACCGCATCGGCGACGTGCGCGGCCAGGGCCTCATGCTGGGCATCGAACTGGTCGAGGACCGCATGACCAAGGTGCCGGCCACCGATTATGCCGGCCGCATCGTCGAAAAATGCCGCCAGCTCGGCGTGCTGCTCGGCACCGACGGCCCCCATGACAACGTCATCAAGATGCGCCCCGGCATGATCTTCACCGACACCAACGCCGATTTCCTGATGCAGGTGCTGGAAACTGCCTTCGCCGAGGTCGCGTGA
- a CDS encoding sensor histidine kinase, with translation MSTARRYWLVVMVVGSFLLAIGLSVQILVSSALDAHRSLKNVAWAAAQLEIEYLQFKHAFNGYAGLTQSVPASFLETRFSVFQTRIRVLKQETDPTELASDASYDKLIADLDALTAQDSSVKQAMATKDEDTRKAAFNQLALLDSPIRSWVQDVMLHSNPDRQKEELVEAQLKAAGVMAVAILSGIALIGLLLRNIKQIEASREREREARLRVDQASRVKDTFLAVVTHELRTPLNAVIGFSELMRSRAGKTHDHELTAWTDEVLEAGKHLLTLVNQTIDMSKISAGKLALSPAEFDLRLLVADSVTSIKRQINHDAKSGVRQELTTTLPAQDVMICADEAWLRQALFNTILHGRKKLSGEKPIEIAVSHRGGRAHITIGHRDHALVDQLVPASNDAAATTPALDPFVQGELGLSRVAHGLGLEMPIAKAIVEAHDGSLHYEASSNSFRVLIDLPVNIAA, from the coding sequence ATGAGTACAGCGCGCAGGTATTGGCTCGTCGTAATGGTCGTCGGCAGCTTCCTGCTGGCGATCGGCCTCAGCGTGCAAATCCTGGTCAGCAGCGCCCTTGATGCCCATCGCAGCTTGAAGAATGTGGCATGGGCCGCAGCCCAGCTTGAAATCGAATACCTGCAATTCAAGCACGCCTTCAACGGCTATGCCGGCCTCACGCAATCTGTGCCAGCGAGTTTCCTCGAGACGCGCTTCTCGGTTTTCCAGACTCGCATCCGCGTGCTGAAGCAGGAAACCGATCCGACCGAATTGGCGAGCGACGCCAGCTACGACAAGCTGATCGCCGATCTCGACGCGCTGACGGCACAGGATTCGTCGGTGAAGCAGGCCATGGCGACCAAGGATGAAGACACGCGCAAGGCGGCCTTCAACCAGCTGGCGCTGCTCGACTCACCCATCCGCTCCTGGGTGCAGGACGTCATGCTGCACAGCAATCCCGACCGGCAGAAGGAAGAACTGGTCGAGGCACAATTGAAAGCCGCCGGCGTCATGGCGGTCGCCATCCTCTCCGGCATCGCGCTCATCGGCCTTCTGCTGCGCAACATCAAGCAGATCGAAGCATCCCGCGAGCGCGAGCGCGAAGCCCGATTGCGCGTCGATCAGGCGAGCCGTGTCAAAGACACGTTCCTCGCCGTCGTGACACATGAACTGCGCACGCCGCTCAATGCGGTGATCGGTTTTTCGGAACTGATGAGATCGCGCGCCGGCAAGACTCACGACCACGAACTCACGGCATGGACGGATGAAGTCCTGGAAGCGGGCAAGCATCTCCTCACCTTGGTCAACCAGACCATCGACATGTCGAAGATCTCGGCCGGGAAGCTTGCCTTATCGCCAGCCGAGTTCGACCTGCGCCTGCTGGTGGCTGACAGCGTCACCAGCATCAAGCGGCAGATCAATCACGACGCGAAATCCGGTGTGCGGCAGGAACTGACCACCACCCTGCCCGCGCAGGATGTGATGATCTGTGCCGACGAGGCTTGGCTGCGGCAGGCACTGTTCAACACCATCCTGCATGGGCGCAAGAAACTCTCGGGCGAGAAGCCAATTGAGATCGCCGTCAGCCATCGCGGCGGCCGCGCGCATATCACGATCGGCCACCGGGATCATGCCCTGGTCGATCAGCTGGTCCCGGCCAGTAACGATGCCGCAGCGACCACGCCGGCCCTCGATCCCTTCGTGCAGGGGGAACTGGGCCTCAGCCGCGTCGCCCACGGTCTGGGCCTCGAAATGCCCATCGCCAAGGCGATCGTCGAGGCCCATGACGGATCGCTGCATTACGAAGCATCCTCGAACTCCTTCCGGGTGCTGATCGACCTTCCGGTCAACATCGCCGCCTGA
- a CDS encoding nuclear transport factor 2 family protein, with the protein MDRPPLPPFTEETAAQKARLAEDAWNSRDPARVALAYTPDSQWRNRAEFIRGRAEIEAFLTRKWQRELDYRLIKELWAFHGNRIAVRFAYEWHDDSGQWFRSYGNENWEFDAHGLMQRRIASINDGPIKESDRRFHWPLGRRPDDHPALTELGF; encoded by the coding sequence ATGGATCGTCCCCCGCTGCCGCCCTTCACGGAGGAAACCGCTGCACAAAAGGCGCGGCTTGCCGAAGATGCTTGGAACAGCCGCGATCCCGCGCGTGTGGCGCTCGCCTACACGCCGGACAGCCAGTGGCGCAACCGTGCCGAATTCATCCGCGGCCGGGCCGAGATCGAAGCTTTCCTGACCCGCAAATGGCAGCGCGAGCTCGACTATCGCCTGATCAAGGAACTTTGGGCCTTCCACGGCAACCGCATTGCCGTCCGCTTTGCCTATGAATGGCATGACGATAGCGGCCAATGGTTCCGCTCCTATGGCAACGAGAACTGGGAGTTCGACGCCCATGGCCTGATGCAGCGGCGCATCGCCAGCATCAACGACGGCCCGATCAAGGAAAGCGACCGCCGCTTTCATTGGCCACTCGGCCGCCGGCCGGATGATCACCCGGCTTTGACCGAACTCGGTTTCTAA
- a CDS encoding TetR/AcrR family transcriptional regulator — translation MSKDKEMPRPAREERNAARRQQVLEAAQDCFLRRGFHGASMAEISAAAGMSVGHIYHYFQNKDAIIAAIIEQGVQHIADDFAEIGRGSDIIAGMIEHAGAVVRRQLDGKGPSLSAEIFAEASRNATVRKVLEEADKKVHGIVRDTIAKSGHMPADAATLDARMELIGAIFDGLEMRMIRNPNLPRDAVLAELPRLMRYLLLGRADEDAKV, via the coding sequence ATGAGCAAAGACAAGGAGATGCCGCGCCCGGCGCGGGAGGAACGCAACGCTGCACGGCGCCAGCAGGTGCTGGAAGCGGCACAGGATTGTTTTCTCCGCCGCGGCTTTCACGGCGCCAGCATGGCCGAGATATCGGCGGCGGCCGGGATGAGCGTCGGCCACATCTATCACTACTTCCAGAACAAGGATGCGATCATCGCCGCCATCATCGAGCAGGGCGTGCAGCACATCGCCGACGACTTCGCCGAGATCGGCCGGGGATCCGACATCATCGCCGGGATGATCGAGCATGCCGGCGCGGTTGTGCGGCGCCAGTTGGATGGCAAAGGCCCCTCGCTCTCGGCCGAGATTTTCGCCGAGGCCTCGCGCAATGCCACCGTGCGCAAGGTGTTGGAGGAGGCTGACAAGAAAGTGCACGGCATCGTCCGCGACACGATCGCAAAAAGCGGGCATATGCCGGCCGATGCGGCGACCCTTGATGCGCGGATGGAATTGATCGGCGCGATCTTCGATGGGCTCGAGATGCGGATGATCCGAAACCCGAATCTGCCCCGGGACGCCGTGCTCGCCGAACTGCCGCGCCTGATGCGCTATTTGCTGCTGGGCCGCGCCGATGAGGATGCTAAAGTCTGA
- the mgrA gene encoding L-glyceraldehyde 3-phosphate reductase — translation MPYVAAENRYEPTLYRRTGKSGLKLPAISLGLWQNFGGVDALETQRAVLRRAFDLGVTHFDLANNYGPPPGSAEENFGRIFADDFSPYRDEIVVSTKAGYLMWPGPYGEWGSRKYVLGSLDQSLKRMGLDYVDIFYSHRLDPETPLEETMLALDHAVRSGKALYVGISSYSPEATRKAQAILKDLGTPCLIHQPSYSLLNRWVEDGLLATLQELGMGCIAFSPLAQGMLTNKYLKGVPADSRAALNGSLQQGFLNEENLKRIRGLNAIAEKRGQSLAQMAIAWVLKDPRITSALIGARNVAQLEDSLGALKNLSFSAGDLKEIDALATDGGIDLWRKGSGDKPL, via the coding sequence ATGCCCTATGTTGCCGCCGAAAACCGCTACGAGCCCACACTCTATCGCCGCACGGGCAAGAGCGGGCTGAAGCTGCCGGCGATCTCGCTGGGGCTGTGGCAGAATTTTGGCGGTGTCGATGCCCTGGAAACACAGCGCGCCGTCTTGCGCCGCGCCTTCGATCTCGGTGTCACCCATTTCGATCTTGCCAACAATTACGGGCCGCCGCCGGGTTCGGCGGAGGAGAATTTCGGCAGGATATTCGCCGATGACTTCAGCCCCTATCGCGACGAGATCGTCGTCTCGACCAAGGCCGGCTATCTGATGTGGCCTGGACCTTATGGCGAATGGGGCTCGCGCAAATATGTGCTGGGCAGCCTCGATCAGAGCCTGAAGCGCATGGGCCTCGATTACGTCGACATCTTCTATTCGCACCGGCTTGATCCTGAAACGCCGCTCGAGGAGACGATGCTGGCGCTCGACCACGCCGTCCGTTCCGGCAAGGCGCTCTATGTCGGGATCTCCTCCTACTCGCCCGAGGCGACCAGGAAGGCGCAGGCGATATTGAAGGATCTGGGGACACCCTGCCTCATCCATCAGCCAAGCTATTCGCTGCTCAACCGCTGGGTCGAGGACGGGTTGCTGGCGACGCTTCAGGAACTGGGCATGGGCTGTATCGCCTTCTCGCCGCTGGCACAGGGCATGCTGACCAACAAATATCTCAAAGGCGTGCCCGCGGATTCGCGGGCGGCGCTCAACGGGTCGTTGCAGCAGGGTTTCCTCAATGAGGAGAATCTCAAGCGCATCCGCGGCCTCAATGCGATTGCCGAGAAGCGCGGGCAGAGCCTGGCGCAAATGGCGATCGCCTGGGTGCTCAAAGACCCGCGCATCACCTCGGCCCTCATCGGCGCCCGCAATGTGGCGCAGCTGGAAGACTCGCTGGGTGCCCTTAAGAATCTCAGCTTCAGTGCCGGCGACCTCAAGGAGATCGACGCCCTCGCCACGGATGGCGGCATCGATCTCTGGCGCAAGGGGTCCGGCGACAAACCTCTCTAA
- a CDS encoding DUF72 domain-containing protein has translation MAKQDGQIRIGIGGWTFEPWRGPFYPAGLAQKRELEYASGKLTSIEINGTYYGSQKPESFAKWHDETPDDFVFALKGPRFATNRRVLAEAGSSIEKFLSSGITRLKNKLGPINWQFMGTKKFDPADFEGFLKLLPDSHDGIKLRHAIEVRHDSFKVPEFIDLARSYKVAVITAADGDYPQIADLTAPFAYLRIMGTTEGEKLGYAKKALDLWAARAKALVKGEVPDGLETASNKPGRKGPGDVFLYVISGHKVLNPAAAMALIERLQK, from the coding sequence GTGGCAAAGCAGGACGGGCAAATTCGCATCGGCATCGGTGGCTGGACCTTCGAACCCTGGCGTGGGCCCTTTTATCCGGCAGGCTTGGCGCAGAAGCGCGAGTTGGAATATGCCAGCGGCAAGCTGACTTCGATCGAAATCAACGGCACCTATTACGGTTCGCAAAAGCCGGAGAGCTTTGCCAAATGGCATGACGAGACGCCGGACGATTTTGTTTTCGCGCTCAAGGGTCCGCGCTTTGCCACCAATCGCCGCGTGCTGGCCGAGGCCGGTTCGTCGATCGAGAAGTTCCTCTCCAGCGGCATCACCCGTCTCAAGAACAAGCTTGGGCCCATCAACTGGCAGTTCATGGGGACGAAGAAGTTCGATCCCGCCGATTTCGAAGGCTTCCTTAAACTGCTCCCCGACAGCCATGACGGCATCAAGCTGCGCCACGCCATCGAAGTGCGCCATGACAGCTTCAAGGTGCCGGAATTCATCGACCTTGCCCGCAGCTACAAGGTCGCCGTGATCACCGCGGCCGATGGCGATTATCCGCAGATTGCCGATCTCACCGCACCCTTCGCGTACCTACGCATCATGGGGACGACGGAGGGCGAGAAGCTGGGCTATGCCAAGAAGGCACTCGATCTCTGGGCGGCGCGTGCCAAGGCGCTGGTCAAGGGCGAGGTGCCGGACGGACTGGAAACGGCCAGCAACAAGCCCGGGCGCAAAGGTCCGGGCGATGTCTTTCTCTATGTCATCAGCGGCCACAAGGTCCTGAACCCCGCCGCCGCAATGGCCTTGATCGAGCGACTGCAAAAATAG